In a single window of the Amycolatopsis sp. cg5 genome:
- a CDS encoding NAD-binding protein, giving the protein MINLLWFSHLVATSEVLAMGVKSGVDLGVLRSSLLASPAASHFLEHDALCVLADGDYDESFAIALACKDLGLAVDVGRDVGMPVELSALVEQVYRRARATFGDLAGEMSPMRLYETLAGRDFRLPSPAVAFGGDLT; this is encoded by the coding sequence ATGATCAACCTCCTGTGGTTCAGTCACCTGGTGGCCACCTCGGAGGTGCTGGCGATGGGCGTCAAGTCCGGAGTGGACCTGGGCGTGCTGCGCTCGTCGCTGCTGGCCAGCCCGGCCGCCTCACACTTCCTGGAGCACGACGCGCTGTGCGTGCTCGCCGACGGCGACTACGACGAGTCGTTCGCGATCGCCTTGGCCTGCAAGGATCTCGGGCTGGCCGTCGACGTCGGCCGGGACGTCGGCATGCCGGTGGAACTCTCGGCGCTGGTCGAGCAGGTCTACCGCCGGGCACGCGCGACCTTCGGCGACCTCGCGGGTGAGATGAGCCCGATGCGGCTCTACGAAACGCTCGCCGGGCGCGACTTCCGCCTGCCCTCCCCCGCGGTCGCGTTCGGCGGTGACCTGACGTGA
- a CDS encoding aldehyde dehydrogenase, with translation MAALTHEHWLAALDKVDPETRPFIDGRFIESTSDETLPSISPRDGALIAHIPAGSAEDVDRAVHAARQSFEDGRWRDLPPRERKRILLAWADLILANAEELALLDTLEMGKPITESMRIDVAKAAETIAWYAETVDKTYDEVAPTPGDALAWITREPLGVIGAVVPWNYALLITSWKLGPALATGNSVVLKPAEQTSLAALVLARLATEAGLPDGVLNVVPGRGEIVGQALGRHRDVDKIAFTGSPPVGRLFQVYAGESNGKQVAVEAGGKSPQLVLPGADLAAAASAVAWGIFYNAGQTCNAGSRLIVPHESKAELLAEITSLTDRTFRIGDPLDPSTVLGPLVDENQLGTVMRYLDIGREEGASVVHGGNRVLTETGGTYLEPTIVDGVRNDMTIAREEIFGPVLSVIGYDGDPGEGVRLANDTDFGLVASVWTRDVTQAHKIARRLRAGTVWINTFDASDVITPFGGFKATGAGRDKSLHALDAYTALRTTWLDLS, from the coding sequence CGGACGAGACGCTCCCCAGCATCTCGCCGAGGGACGGCGCCTTGATCGCTCACATACCGGCAGGCAGCGCGGAAGACGTCGACCGCGCCGTCCACGCGGCCAGGCAGTCCTTTGAGGATGGACGCTGGCGCGACCTGCCGCCACGCGAGCGCAAACGGATCCTGCTGGCCTGGGCGGACCTGATACTGGCCAACGCCGAAGAGCTGGCGCTGCTCGACACGCTCGAAATGGGCAAGCCGATCACCGAGTCGATGCGGATCGACGTGGCCAAGGCGGCCGAGACCATCGCCTGGTACGCCGAAACGGTCGACAAGACCTACGACGAGGTGGCGCCGACCCCCGGCGACGCGCTGGCCTGGATCACCCGTGAGCCGCTCGGCGTGATCGGCGCGGTCGTGCCGTGGAACTACGCGCTGCTGATCACCTCGTGGAAGCTCGGCCCGGCGCTGGCGACCGGCAACTCGGTGGTGCTCAAACCGGCCGAGCAGACCTCGCTGGCCGCGCTCGTGCTCGCCAGGCTCGCCACCGAGGCCGGTCTGCCGGACGGCGTGCTCAACGTCGTGCCCGGCCGGGGCGAGATCGTCGGGCAGGCGCTCGGCAGGCATCGCGACGTCGACAAGATCGCGTTCACCGGCTCGCCGCCGGTCGGCAGGCTGTTCCAGGTCTACGCGGGCGAGTCCAACGGCAAGCAGGTGGCGGTCGAGGCGGGCGGCAAGTCGCCGCAGCTGGTGCTGCCGGGCGCCGACCTCGCCGCCGCGGCCTCGGCGGTGGCGTGGGGCATCTTCTACAACGCGGGCCAGACCTGCAACGCCGGGTCACGCCTGATCGTCCCGCACGAGTCGAAAGCCGAACTGCTCGCGGAGATCACCAGCCTGACCGACCGGACTTTCCGGATCGGCGACCCGCTCGACCCGTCGACCGTGCTCGGCCCGCTGGTCGACGAAAACCAGCTCGGCACGGTCATGCGCTACCTCGACATCGGCCGCGAGGAAGGCGCTTCGGTCGTGCACGGCGGCAACCGGGTGCTCACCGAAACCGGGGGCACCTACCTCGAACCGACCATTGTGGACGGTGTGCGCAACGACATGACCATCGCGCGCGAGGAGATCTTCGGGCCGGTGCTGTCGGTCATCGGCTACGACGGCGACCCCGGCGAGGGCGTCCGGCTGGCCAACGACACCGACTTCGGCCTCGTCGCCTCGGTCTGGACCCGTGACGTGACGCAGGCGCACAAGATCGCCAGGCGGCTGCGCGCCGGGACCGTCTGGATCAACACCTTCGACGCGAGCGACGTGATCACCCCGTTCGGCGGCTTCAAGGCGACCGGCGCCGGCCGGGACAAGTCGCTGCACGCGCTCGACGCCTACACCGCGCTCAGGACCACTTGGCTGGACCTCTCCTGA